The following coding sequences are from one Leptolyngbya sp. NIES-3755 window:
- a CDS encoding hypothetical protein (similar to AA sequence:cyanobase_aa:LBDG_24060) — MFLQEKETGNLLEIIDVTLLIDPTEDKVPARDQAGQEEQDPEKYSKTSLVFPSGESLPRCWVDANYRNN; from the coding sequence ATGTTTCTGCAAGAAAAAGAAACGGGTAATTTACTCGAAATCATTGATGTCACGTTGTTGATTGATCCAACTGAAGATAAAGTTCCTGCTCGTGACCAAGCTGGACAAGAAGAGCAAGATCCAGAGAAATATTCTAAAACTTCTTTGGTCTTCCCTTCGGGTGAATCACTTCCCCGCTGTTGGGTAGATGCCAACTATCGAAATAACTAA
- a CDS encoding major facilitator transporter (similar to AA sequence:cyanobase_aa:LBDG_00630): MNQAIPLRHNTLWLITIACTISIGSLYYNQPLLALISTDLNISVSEVSAIPTLTQIAYAIGLLLFVPLGDRVDRRKLIVGLSGLNAIALILAAISPGLNGLLAASCAIGLTAVVPQLLIPFAAQLADAEQRGRIVGTVMSGLLVGIILGRVAGGLAGGSFGWRSIFWIAAALMITLGFVLLKQLPSTLPSAIEISYFGLLRSLPMLLAEHSALRQRSIAGAVLFASYSGFWAVLPFVLERPPFEFHSEVAGLFGLVGMISATASPWLGRMTDQTSSRLMLKIAIGLFAIALLILCQFYTTLWGLILGAVLLDLGTQAGQISNKAKIYSLPIEIHNRLTTIYMVIFFTGGAIGSWLFAYGWRFTS; this comes from the coding sequence ATGAATCAAGCTATACCCCTTCGACACAATACCCTTTGGCTCATTACGATCGCTTGTACAATCTCGATCGGTAGTCTCTATTACAATCAGCCACTTTTAGCACTGATCAGTACGGATCTCAATATTTCTGTTTCTGAGGTGAGTGCCATTCCAACGCTGACTCAGATTGCTTATGCGATCGGACTTTTATTGTTCGTGCCATTAGGCGATCGAGTTGATCGAAGAAAGTTGATCGTTGGATTAAGTGGATTGAATGCGATCGCGTTAATTCTGGCGGCGATTTCTCCAGGATTGAATGGACTCTTGGCAGCGAGTTGTGCGATCGGACTGACAGCGGTAGTTCCTCAGTTGCTCATCCCATTCGCAGCACAGTTGGCGGATGCAGAACAACGCGGGCGAATTGTTGGAACGGTGATGAGCGGGTTATTGGTTGGAATTATTTTGGGTCGCGTTGCGGGTGGATTGGCGGGTGGATCTTTTGGATGGCGATCGATCTTTTGGATTGCCGCAGCGTTGATGATCACATTGGGATTTGTGCTGCTGAAACAATTACCTTCTACATTACCTTCAGCGATTGAGATTTCATATTTTGGATTATTGCGATCGTTACCGATGCTACTCGCAGAACATTCTGCATTGAGACAGCGATCGATTGCAGGAGCAGTTTTATTTGCGTCTTATAGCGGATTCTGGGCAGTATTGCCTTTTGTATTAGAACGTCCACCCTTTGAATTTCACAGTGAAGTTGCAGGATTGTTCGGCTTAGTTGGAATGATTAGCGCGACGGCTTCTCCCTGGTTGGGACGAATGACGGATCAGACCAGTTCGCGTTTGATGCTGAAAATTGCGATCGGGCTTTTTGCGATCGCGCTTCTGATTCTCTGTCAGTTTTATACAACGCTTTGGGGATTGATTCTAGGCGCGGTCTTATTGGATTTAGGAACGCAGGCAGGACAGATCTCGAATAAAGCAAAGATTTATAGTTTACCGATCGAAATTCACAACCGCTTAACCACGATCTATATGGTGATTTTCTTTACGGGTGGCGCGATCGGTTCCTGGTTGTTTGCTTATGGTTGGCGGTTCACCAGTTGA
- a CDS encoding hypothetical protein (similar to AA sequence:cyanobase_aa:LBDG_24090) → MALHKIKDFDPEYRSHFDNNDVIGFDLYSGDEKIGSVDDVLVDDNGSFRYLVVNTGLWILGKKVLMPIAQGQINYADHRVHANNLTKAQVEQLPEYNPDHLVDYDYEESVRGVYRPAATGVAAPEMAYDRTSYGYDRDPDLYGFDHDQTLRLYQERLIASKTRMKAGEVTVGKHIETETARVSVPIEKERVVIERTPVTGGMPVTPGEVDFHEGEVARVEVYEEVPDIHKEAFVREEVRVTKVVDRDVVTAEDEIRREELDLDVDGNPVVERKL, encoded by the coding sequence ATGGCTCTTCATAAGATTAAGGACTTTGATCCTGAGTACCGCTCTCACTTTGATAATAATGATGTCATCGGGTTCGATCTCTATTCTGGAGATGAAAAGATTGGTTCAGTCGATGATGTTTTAGTCGATGACAATGGTTCATTTCGCTATCTTGTCGTCAACACAGGACTTTGGATTCTGGGCAAAAAGGTCTTGATGCCGATCGCACAAGGTCAGATCAACTACGCCGATCACAGAGTGCATGCGAACAATCTCACCAAAGCTCAAGTCGAACAACTCCCGGAGTACAACCCGGATCATTTGGTTGACTACGACTATGAAGAGAGCGTTCGCGGCGTGTATCGTCCTGCTGCAACGGGTGTCGCGGCTCCTGAGATGGCATACGACCGGACAAGCTATGGATACGATCGCGATCCAGATCTCTATGGATTTGACCATGATCAAACGCTGCGTCTTTACCAAGAACGCTTGATCGCCAGCAAGACTCGCATGAAAGCGGGCGAAGTAACAGTCGGCAAGCACATTGAAACTGAAACGGCTCGTGTGTCTGTGCCGATCGAGAAAGAGCGCGTTGTGATTGAACGGACTCCAGTGACGGGTGGAATGCCTGTGACTCCGGGCGAAGTCGATTTTCATGAAGGCGAAGTCGCACGAGTGGAAGTTTACGAAGAAGTGCCAGACATTCACAAGGAAGCGTTTGTGCGTGAAGAAGTGCGCGTGACGAAAGTTGTCGATCGTGATGTCGTCACCGCAGAAGATGAAATCCGTCGCGAAGAGTTGGATCTCGATGTCGATGGCAATCCAGTCGTAGAAAGAAAGCTCTAA
- a CDS encoding photosystem I protein PsaD (similar to AA sequence:cyanobase_aa:LBDG_32780), which yields MSETLTGQAPLFGGSTGGLLTKALIEEKYAITWSSPKEQVFEMPMGGAAKMRQGDNLLYLARKEHCLALGGQLRTKFKITNYKVYRIFPDGEIQYLHPNDGVFPEKVNPGRVAVNSVPRNIGSNPEPAKSKFSGRKPYDP from the coding sequence ATGTCAGAGACTCTTACTGGACAAGCACCTTTGTTCGGAGGCAGTACAGGCGGACTGCTGACCAAAGCCCTAATTGAAGAAAAATATGCCATCACATGGAGCAGCCCCAAAGAGCAAGTCTTTGAGATGCCGATGGGTGGTGCAGCCAAGATGCGCCAAGGCGACAACTTGCTGTATTTAGCTAGAAAGGAGCATTGCCTTGCTTTGGGTGGACAACTTCGCACGAAGTTCAAAATCACCAACTACAAGGTCTATCGCATTTTCCCCGATGGCGAAATTCAGTATCTGCACCCCAATGATGGTGTCTTCCCTGAGAAGGTCAATCCGGGTCGTGTTGCAGTGAACAGTGTTCCTCGCAATATCGGTTCCAACCCCGAACCTGCGAAGTCGAAATTCAGCGGTCGCAAACCCTACGATCCTTAA
- a CDS encoding hypothetical protein (similar to AA sequence:cyanobase_aa:LBDG_00650), with product MKRILVAVFVGVMMVMSWAVAPMVQAAPLFAAVEAPAATTDPFAELKAKIVPELESILTPEQRSQFDEAVANGTSVKKAFKSIALSPEQKGKIGMMMKSVPKDYFTSLTPDQKRELFMQKKEFFMTSGKAKAEAAMKAASEKMDEAMKAVGDKVEDVTKAID from the coding sequence ATGAAACGAATTTTAGTCGCGGTTTTCGTGGGTGTGATGATGGTGATGAGTTGGGCAGTAGCACCAATGGTTCAAGCTGCTCCTCTGTTTGCCGCTGTGGAGGCTCCCGCAGCAACCACTGATCCGTTTGCTGAATTGAAAGCAAAGATTGTACCGGAACTGGAAAGCATCTTGACTCCAGAGCAGCGATCGCAATTTGACGAAGCCGTGGCGAATGGTACAAGCGTCAAGAAAGCGTTTAAGTCGATCGCGCTTAGTCCAGAGCAAAAAGGCAAGATTGGCATGATGATGAAGTCAGTGCCCAAAGATTACTTTACGTCGCTGACTCCGGATCAGAAGCGCGAATTGTTTATGCAGAAGAAAGAGTTCTTTATGACTAGCGGGAAAGCGAAGGCGGAAGCTGCAATGAAGGCTGCCAGTGAGAAAATGGATGAAGCGATGAAGGCGGTCGGAGACAAAGTTGAAGATGTGACGAAAGCGATCGATTAG
- a CDS encoding NAD(P)H-quinone oxidoreductase subunit N (similar to AA sequence:cyanobase_aa:LBDG_00620): MALLTTGGQLIKDLETHGAIAAYVPLEGGFEGRYRRRIRTAGYKSLSITARGLGDVAAYLTGVHGVRPAHLGKKSTGSGAAVGYTYFIPPIVTTQIEQLPPKSKGLLLWIIEGHILSSQELEYLANLPKIEPRVKVVIEVGGERYFRWQPLAQVIAA, encoded by the coding sequence ATGGCACTTTTGACCACTGGTGGACAATTGATCAAAGACCTGGAAACTCACGGCGCGATCGCGGCTTATGTGCCGCTCGAAGGTGGCTTTGAGGGTCGGTATCGTCGTCGAATTCGCACCGCAGGCTACAAATCTCTCAGCATTACCGCACGAGGATTAGGGGATGTGGCAGCGTATTTGACTGGAGTGCATGGCGTTCGTCCCGCTCACTTGGGTAAGAAAAGTACGGGATCGGGAGCGGCAGTGGGGTATACCTATTTCATTCCGCCGATCGTGACGACGCAGATCGAGCAGTTGCCTCCGAAATCAAAGGGACTGTTGCTCTGGATTATCGAAGGGCACATTCTATCGAGCCAAGAGCTTGAGTATTTGGCGAATTTGCCGAAGATTGAACCGCGTGTGAAGGTTGTGATCGAAGTGGGCGGAGAGCGATATTTCCGTTGGCAACCGTTGGCACAGGTGATTGCAGCGTAG
- a CDS encoding hypothetical protein (hypothetical protein OR16_16127;~similar to AA sequence:cyanobase_aa:LBDG_00640), which translates to MTISFPEKEAFSLSAFLVSDNPARFLLSWVAGFVDTAAFIVLFGIFTAHVTGNIALAGSAFASSDPQTTVLRLSMLPVFMLSVISTSLLARLARKRGWGVLPVLLSAEAIALGIFMTVGLQYSATLIIDGQDELIFPIAVTGVIAMGIQNALMKEAAASFTGFFPTTVMTGNFTNFTINLVHYFSAKLSKQTEETQAEMAYALKQIKLTAPLLVGFFLGGTGAAYFVPSAEFWSLSMPLLVVSMLAVAAYIQSSTKTQSV; encoded by the coding sequence ATGACTATCAGTTTCCCTGAGAAAGAGGCGTTCAGTCTGAGTGCCTTTTTAGTTAGTGATAATCCCGCTCGATTTTTGCTGAGCTGGGTTGCTGGATTTGTCGATACAGCCGCATTCATTGTTCTGTTCGGGATCTTTACAGCGCATGTGACTGGAAACATTGCCCTAGCAGGTTCAGCGTTTGCGAGTTCTGATCCACAAACAACAGTGTTACGGCTTTCAATGCTGCCTGTCTTTATGCTGTCGGTCATCTCAACTTCACTTCTGGCTCGACTGGCTCGAAAAAGAGGCTGGGGAGTGTTGCCTGTGTTGTTAAGTGCAGAAGCGATCGCGCTTGGGATCTTCATGACGGTGGGATTACAATACTCTGCCACTCTGATTATTGATGGTCAAGACGAATTGATTTTCCCGATCGCGGTGACAGGCGTAATTGCAATGGGAATTCAGAATGCACTGATGAAGGAAGCGGCGGCTTCGTTTACCGGATTTTTTCCAACGACTGTGATGACCGGGAACTTTACGAATTTCACCATTAATTTGGTGCATTACTTCAGCGCAAAACTCTCGAAGCAAACTGAGGAAACTCAGGCAGAAATGGCTTATGCTCTGAAGCAAATTAAGCTTACTGCACCGCTGTTAGTCGGTTTCTTTCTGGGAGGAACGGGTGCAGCCTACTTTGTACCTTCAGCGGAGTTTTGGTCTTTATCAATGCCGCTCTTAGTCGTTTCAATGTTGGCAGTTGCCGCATACATTCAATCCAGTACAAAAACTCAAAGTGTTTAA
- a CDS encoding hypothetical protein (conserved hypothetical protein;~similar to AA sequence:cyanobase_aa:LBDG_11330), with the protein MTQVLSKNLDQRILIPGTWEHFKLIQKGFEEARKARLAYYEGTIEIITPGIDHERFSRIINFLVSTFLLKQGIWFQMTGAVTQILHHS; encoded by the coding sequence ATGACGCAAGTTTTATCGAAGAATCTCGATCAACGCATTCTTATTCCAGGAACCTGGGAGCATTTCAAGCTGATTCAGAAAGGTTTTGAAGAAGCTCGAAAGGCGAGACTAGCTTACTACGAAGGAACGATCGAGATTATTACGCCTGGAATAGACCACGAACGTTTTTCTCGCATTATTAATTTCTTGGTGTCAACATTTCTGCTTAAACAGGGAATCTGGTTTCAGATGACAGGAGCAGTAACTCAGATCTTGCACCATTCCTGA
- a CDS encoding hypothetical protein (hypothetical protein Npun_F5453;~similar to AA sequence:cyanobase_aa:LBDG_24080) — MTPRIDETLTSEVLTPEAAIQLLEERLVVRSHKRKVGEIVVRKEIETHMVEVPVRREKLIVERVEPGYERIAELTIGESYSNGTVANGHKAGTVSGEFHSPRVARDLLDAIARTPDHDCAEIRIEITLKDSKHRETYQSWFDRCRKS; from the coding sequence ATGACCCCAAGAATTGATGAAACCCTAACCTCTGAAGTGCTGACTCCCGAAGCAGCCATTCAGCTTTTAGAAGAACGTCTAGTTGTACGATCGCATAAACGCAAAGTTGGCGAAATCGTAGTCCGTAAAGAAATCGAAACTCACATGGTTGAAGTTCCAGTGCGGCGAGAAAAGCTAATCGTGGAACGAGTTGAACCTGGTTACGAGCGCATTGCTGAACTGACGATTGGTGAGAGCTATTCAAACGGGACAGTTGCAAACGGACACAAAGCCGGTACAGTTTCGGGTGAGTTCCATTCGCCTAGAGTTGCGCGAGATCTGCTAGATGCGATCGCGAGAACTCCAGACCATGACTGTGCTGAAATTCGCATCGAAATTACTCTGAAAGACTCGAAACATCGAGAAACGTATCAATCTTGGTTCGATCGCTGTCGTAAATCTTAG
- a CDS encoding cell division inhibitor MinD (ab initio prediction:Prodigal:2.6;~similar to AA sequence:cyanobase_aa:all2797): MPKTVVLHAYRGGSGTSTLTANIAVLLAMRGARVGVIDADFYTPGLHLLFGITGDALARSFNIAYLQQEQPITELAYDATHLLSDRGRLFVIPSSITLTQTLKKSYDPIQLKQGSQQFIRAFDLDYLLIDTYPGMDTSWVTFANQVLLVMRPDQQDFQGTAMLTTALKGFGGSVQVILNQVVDRSQVQSLRNQVERAYRIPVAGAFEWMPEMAQIGSSRLFCLQYPEHPFTISMRSLSTQIVSN; the protein is encoded by the coding sequence ATGCCTAAGACTGTGGTTCTCCATGCTTATCGAGGCGGATCTGGCACATCTACATTGACTGCAAATATTGCTGTCTTACTTGCGATGCGTGGAGCACGAGTCGGCGTGATTGATGCGGACTTTTATACTCCTGGATTGCATCTATTATTTGGGATTACAGGTGATGCCCTCGCTCGATCGTTCAACATTGCCTATTTACAACAAGAGCAACCGATCACAGAACTCGCTTACGATGCCACTCATTTATTAAGCGATCGAGGTCGATTATTCGTCATTCCTTCCAGCATCACGCTCACCCAAACGCTGAAGAAAAGCTACGACCCGATCCAACTCAAACAAGGTAGCCAGCAATTCATTCGAGCGTTTGATCTGGACTATTTACTGATTGACACTTATCCGGGAATGGATACATCGTGGGTCACCTTTGCGAATCAGGTTTTGCTCGTAATGCGTCCAGATCAGCAAGACTTTCAAGGAACCGCCATGCTGACGACCGCATTAAAAGGATTTGGGGGTTCAGTGCAAGTGATTCTGAATCAAGTTGTGGATCGATCGCAGGTTCAGAGCTTGAGAAATCAAGTCGAACGGGCTTATCGAATTCCGGTTGCAGGTGCATTCGAGTGGATGCCCGAAATGGCGCAAATTGGCAGCAGTCGATTATTCTGCTTACAGTATCCAGAACATCCATTCACCATTTCGATGCGATCGCTGAGTACTCAAATCGTGAGTAATTGA
- a CDS encoding hypothetical protein (conserved hypothetical protein;~similar to AA sequence:cyanobase_aa:AM1_A0223), translated as METIAVHAQSLVYSLLCLMPSAYQKASLNALFGLFLEALGHPLPQSTQVKSASSLSRFLNHYSWSTRSVIRATRKAIFDQLRQHPSRRDLPLRVLIDLTTLEKCGKFLHLSTPTQNPDAPDPWVRMLNSKRGLHLVVLYLNLGNWRIPWSFRVWRGKGQASPAQLACKLLATVPTDLAAGAPVIVLADTEFGTIDFLKAVKHRRWRAVVGMRCTRKLQDGRNLKQLYRHNRRGAQIKLDGIDFPLTVSWFWLRLADGKRELRFVVSTYPYSGVYLVRLGRKRWAIEAFFKTIKHRFGLHRFGQSTKQGVYRWLILALIAYLLVHWIYQSSLLPQLDWKVASDLALSILFPSVLWFQFLRYLQEAVPIAAGYQFEIVLKSLPNPAYQEWCKI; from the coding sequence GCCTAGTGCCTACCAAAAAGCCAGTTTGAATGCGCTGTTCGGGCTATTTCTCGAAGCGCTGGGACATCCATTGCCTCAATCCACTCAGGTGAAATCAGCCAGTTCGCTCAGCCGATTTTTGAACCATTACTCGTGGTCTACGCGCAGCGTGATTCGCGCCACCCGCAAAGCGATCTTCGACCAACTGAGGCAGCATCCGTCGCGCAGAGACCTGCCGCTGCGGGTACTCATCGATCTGACAACCTTGGAGAAATGTGGCAAGTTCTTGCATCTGAGTACCCCGACCCAAAACCCGGATGCGCCTGACCCTTGGGTACGAATGCTGAATAGCAAGCGGGGACTACATTTGGTCGTGTTGTATCTCAACCTTGGCAATTGGCGCATCCCGTGGAGTTTTCGAGTCTGGCGAGGCAAGGGGCAGGCAAGTCCGGCTCAGTTAGCCTGTAAGTTACTGGCAACTGTGCCCACTGACTTGGCAGCGGGTGCGCCTGTGATTGTGCTCGCTGACACTGAGTTTGGCACGATTGACTTTCTCAAAGCAGTCAAGCATCGACGTTGGCGAGCGGTGGTCGGAATGCGCTGCACCCGCAAATTACAAGATGGGCGTAATCTCAAACAGCTTTATCGCCACAATCGGCGAGGAGCGCAGATCAAGCTTGATGGCATTGACTTCCCACTGACTGTCTCCTGGTTCTGGCTCAGACTCGCTGATGGCAAACGAGAACTGCGTTTTGTGGTTTCGACCTATCCTTACTCTGGAGTCTACCTCGTGCGCTTGGGGCGCAAGCGGTGGGCAATTGAAGCCTTCTTCAAAACCATCAAGCATCGCTTTGGTCTGCATCGCTTTGGTCAATCGACAAAGCAGGGGGTCTATCGTTGGTTAATTCTGGCTCTGATTGCCTATCTCCTCGTTCATTGGATTTACCAAAGTTCGTTGCTCCCTCAACTCGATTGGAAGGTTGCCAGTGATTTAGCTTTGTCAATTTTGTTTCCTTCTGTGCTGTGGTTCCAGTTTCTCCGATATCTCCAAGAAGCAGTTCCGATTGCTGCTGGCTATCAGTTTGAGATTGTTCTCAAGTCGCTACCCAATCCCGCTTATCAGGAATGGTGCAAGATCTGA
- a CDS encoding hypothetical protein (similar to AA sequence:cyanobase_aa:LBDG_24070), with amino-acid sequence MTTQLEMQSSSAIETTEQSITEQQLIEARRIAAWERDHAQIQDFFNDPMKYVSTFWQEYKPIVYILGAFLAALFTLNIVLGIIGFVTHLPIISGLLELVGLGYTIWFVNRYLLKADTRQELSEKMEVMKQDVIGATKPATDEFINTVQPAIEEFKNTIEAEQSPS; translated from the coding sequence ATGACCACTCAACTTGAAATGCAATCTAGCTCCGCAATTGAGACCACCGAACAATCCATCACTGAGCAACAACTGATCGAAGCCCGTCGAATTGCCGCTTGGGAACGCGACCATGCTCAGATCCAAGATTTCTTTAACGATCCGATGAAGTACGTTTCGACGTTCTGGCAAGAATACAAGCCGATCGTATATATCCTCGGTGCTTTTCTCGCAGCCTTGTTCACGCTGAATATTGTGCTTGGCATTATCGGTTTTGTCACCCACTTACCGATTATCAGTGGATTGTTAGAACTGGTTGGACTGGGTTATACGATTTGGTTTGTCAATCGCTATCTGCTGAAGGCTGACACGCGCCAAGAGCTTTCCGAGAAGATGGAAGTAATGAAGCAGGACGTGATCGGTGCAACAAAGCCTGCTACGGATGAATTCATCAATACGGTTCAGCCTGCGATCGAAGAGTTCAAGAATACGATCGAAGCTGAACAATCTCCGTCCTAA
- a CDS encoding xanthine permease subfamily protein (similar to AA sequence:cyanobase_aa:LBDG_30250) — MSVSHDPLDLHHEEESAPRHHLLYGLNDKPPFAEAAFVAMQHVCAIFIPIVTPGFLVCAALKLDTPTTAYILGMSLFVSGIATFIQARTFGPIGSGLLSIQGTSFAFVTPMLAVATSAIAAGKTPEQGLSLILGLCFFGSFIPIILSRFLGFTQKIFTPLVTGTAVTLIGLTLIKVGMSYMAGGAPAKAAGTYGSLQNWGISAFVFAIVALCSASTNKILRMGSIILGLGAGFIVSLMFGLVNFKALQGLPWINFPIPFRFGLAFDWGTFISFAVIYITLTLEVIGDITATSMVTGEPIKGGVFFRRLKGGILGDGFNSLIAAVCSSFPVVTLAQNNGIIQLTGVGSRYVGYYVAAVLSFLGLFPIIGGILRCIPLPVFGGAVMLMFGTVAVAGFNILKGVEMTNRSLVILAVSLAGGLGVTFLPDALEHFPGFLHSILESGIATGSLLALGLNLIIPKSEQDIAAERAREEAPPTMH, encoded by the coding sequence ATGTCAGTTTCTCACGACCCCCTCGACCTTCATCACGAGGAGGAATCCGCGCCTCGGCATCATCTCTTGTACGGTCTGAATGATAAACCGCCTTTCGCTGAAGCTGCTTTTGTTGCGATGCAGCACGTTTGCGCGATTTTTATCCCGATCGTGACTCCAGGGTTCCTCGTCTGCGCTGCTCTCAAACTCGATACGCCAACCACGGCTTACATTCTAGGCATGTCGCTGTTTGTCTCTGGCATTGCGACCTTCATTCAAGCAAGAACGTTTGGACCGATCGGTTCTGGATTGCTCAGTATTCAAGGAACCAGTTTCGCCTTTGTGACTCCAATGTTAGCCGTGGCGACCAGTGCGATCGCGGCTGGAAAAACTCCAGAACAAGGACTTTCCCTAATTCTCGGACTCTGCTTCTTTGGCTCATTTATTCCAATTATTCTTAGTCGGTTCTTAGGTTTTACACAAAAGATTTTTACGCCTCTCGTGACCGGAACGGCTGTGACTTTGATCGGATTAACACTGATCAAAGTGGGAATGAGCTATATGGCAGGAGGCGCACCCGCGAAGGCGGCTGGAACGTATGGAAGCTTGCAGAACTGGGGAATCTCTGCGTTTGTATTCGCGATCGTCGCTCTTTGTAGTGCCAGCACGAACAAAATTCTTCGCATGGGATCGATCATCCTTGGACTGGGGGCGGGTTTCATCGTGTCGCTGATGTTCGGGCTGGTCAATTTCAAAGCTCTACAAGGACTTCCCTGGATCAATTTCCCGATACCATTTCGATTCGGTCTCGCCTTCGATTGGGGCACATTCATTTCGTTTGCCGTGATTTACATTACGTTGACGCTGGAAGTGATTGGCGATATCACAGCGACTTCGATGGTGACAGGTGAACCGATTAAAGGGGGAGTCTTCTTTCGTCGGCTCAAAGGTGGCATTTTGGGAGATGGCTTTAATTCCTTGATCGCTGCGGTGTGTAGCAGTTTCCCAGTCGTAACTTTGGCGCAAAATAACGGCATTATTCAACTAACTGGAGTAGGCAGCCGCTATGTTGGCTATTATGTTGCCGCAGTCTTGTCATTCTTGGGATTGTTCCCAATCATCGGTGGTATTCTTCGGTGTATTCCACTGCCTGTGTTTGGTGGTGCTGTGATGCTGATGTTTGGAACGGTTGCAGTTGCAGGATTCAACATCCTCAAAGGGGTTGAAATGACCAATCGATCGCTTGTCATTCTTGCGGTCTCTCTTGCAGGTGGTTTAGGAGTTACATTCCTTCCAGATGCACTCGAACATTTTCCGGGTTTCTTGCACAGCATTCTTGAATCAGGAATTGCAACGGGATCATTGTTGGCATTAGGACTGAATTTGATTATTCCTAAATCGGAACAGGACATCGCAGCAGAACGGGCACGTGAAGAGGCTCCTCCTACGATGCACTAA